The Juglans regia cultivar Chandler chromosome 2, Walnut 2.0, whole genome shotgun sequence genome includes a window with the following:
- the LOC109003321 gene encoding 54S ribosomal protein L51, mitochondrial-like: MALRGVWQLQKLIVSYSDWGGSSRGIRAFMESNLPSFREKNPRLEVVTELIRGQHPHLKAFYRNKNERVICVKNMDPEDILLHATRLRNALGRKVVKLKTRHLTKHPSVQGTWTTEVKF; this comes from the exons ATGGCCTTGAGAGGTGTATGGCAACTTCAAAAGCTGATTGTGAGCTATAGTGATTGGGGTGGAAGTAGTAGGGGCATCAG GGCATTTATGGAGTCAAATCTACCCTCATTTAGAGAGAAAAATCCTCGGTTAGAAGTTGTCACTGAACTCATTCGTGGGCAGCATCCACATTTGAAAGCTTTTTACC GGAACAAAAATGAACGGGTGATATGTGTGAAGAATATGGATCCCGAAGACATCCTTCTACATGCAACCAGGCTAAGGAATGCATTGGGCAGGAAGGTAGTGAAATTGAAGACAAGACACTTAACAAAACACCCTAGCGTTCAGGGTACATGGACAACGGAGGTGAAATTTTGA